The region GTTCCTCGGTCTTTTGCTTGCATCCTCTGTTAGCTTGTAGTATACTTTTACGAATTGTTCGTCGGGGTAAGGAATGCCTTTAACTATCGTGGGGAAAATGTACGGCTTGAGTAATACCCTAGAGATCCCGGCGCGGCTGTCTGGGAAAAGAGCAGCGAAGAACTCTGAGCAAATGGGAGGAACGATGAAGAAGGGGTTAAAGACGATGCAGATATAATGCGCGAGAAGCTTAATAATAATGGAGACTAAATCACCCATGTTCGTGACGTTACCTTCCTCTATAATCTTCTCGTAAAGCACTCTTAGTTGTCCGGGCTTGGGGACCTCCGTCTTTAGCTTCTCGATAAATTCTGTGTATTGTTTAATGTAGCGGGCCTTAACGCCTTCCCTACTTAGTGAGATCTCCATGGCTGCCCCAGACCCCTCAATTAGTATTGATGCCTCGCTCTCGCCTTTGCGAATGAGTTCCCACGGCTTAGTCATAAATACTGCTTGGAGTGTTTTTTCAACTTGGGAGGCCACGGCCTCTGGTAATGTCTCGATGTATTGTTTAATGAGTTCTCGAAGTTCCTCGGGTTGTTTTCCTGACTTAATCTTGTCTAGGATTGCTTTGGCTAATTCGTGCACTTCGGGCTTGGTTGTTACTTCATCAAGAAGTTTATCTAAGTCGGGTGTAAACATGAGGCTCCATATTAGGTATGTGAGTAGTGACTTGCCTACGCTGTTTTTGCCTATTAGGATTGTTAGGGGTTTAATGGTTAGTTCGGCTTGTTCAAAGGGGCCTATGTTCCTCAACGTCACCTTGGCGTTGGTCATACTCACTTTACTAAATCCCGCCTTGGAATTTACTTATTATTCCTTTGTTTCCTTGCCCTGGTCCATGTAATTTTCGTGGCTTCTCCCGAGATAATATACCGTGTGCTCTGCATTGCCTTAATTCGCTAGTTCTTCCTGGGTTGGTGTTGGCATGTTCAGTTTTTCAGTGCTCTTTTTACGGCCTCCCTATGTATCGGTGTTTGCCATGCGAAGTACTTCCCAATGCCCAGTTCTGGGTCTCTGTCTGGTGGTGGTTGGTCGATCCATGTCCTTTGTTCCCTGTGCCATATTCTGATGATTAGGTTGTTCTCGATTAGTTTCTCCATTAGTGGCGTTGCCCTGGCTGCCTCGTCATAGATTACGTCTGGGTCTTCAATAGCCTGCTTTAGTATTTGTGCTTGTTCCTTGTTTAGGGTTTTTATCATGATGTCTAGTTTTCTGTCCTTTATCATGTCATTGATTATGCCGTTGATGTCCCAGTCTGCCCTGTATAGTTTTTCTAGCATTTCTGGGTTTCCGCCGGTCCATTTCCATGCTTGTTCGGGGTCTGGTTTTGGGTTTGGTAGTTGGTTGTGTAATTCCCTGAAGCCTTCCTTGGGCATGTTCCACATGATCTTTATTTCGGCCCATCTATGACGGCCGATTCGTTCCCATGTCACTCCCTCGCTTGTGGCTACTATCACCACGATCCTCTCGTACTTTACTGAGGGGTACTCAATCATGTTGAGGAAGCCCTTTACGAGTGTTTCTGCCTTGTCTAGTCCAATGGCTTGGAAGACGTCATCCGCAAGTAGTGCTATTCTGCTTGTGAGTCTTTTTCTGACTGCGTTGTAGAGTAGTTCCACGGCTGTGTCTATTAGCCTCGCGGCATCGCCAATTAATAGTGAGCTAATGCCCGTTATTAACTGTCTTAATCCCTCGGTTAAAACCACCTTATCTTCCCCAGCCCTGGACAATGGGCTTATGTATGAAACTTCGTAACCATGTTCTTTAAGTACTTCAATGGCTTGTTTGAGGAGTGCGGATTTGCCGCAGCCCTTGGGTCCGTATATTACCAGGGGCCACCAGGTGCCTTTATTAGCTAGCTCCTCGATCTGCTTTATGGCTGTTTCTCTGTTTATGAATTCTATTTCGTGGTTTGCGAATCTTAGTTTGGTTCTTTTCATGGTTTGTGTGTTGTGGGGTTGGTGATGCTTAGGGTTTTGCTTGCTTTCTTAATGCTGTGTGTTTTCATTTTGTTTCCTCCAGTGTTCTTTTTATGGCTTCCCTGTGGATTGGTGTTTGCCAGGCGTAGTAGGTGCCTATGCCTAGTTCGGGGTCTTTCTCGGGTGGTGGTGTGTCTATCCATAGGTATGGGTGTCTTTTCCATATTTCTATGATTAGGTTTTTCTCCACTAATTCCTTGATTAATTTGTCTAGTTCTGCTTCGGGTGTTGTCCATAGGTAGTCTGGGTCCTCCACGGTTTTTTCTAGGTGTTTTCTCCATTTTTCTGTGAATCTGCGGTTTATTCCCCTGCTTAGTCGTACTTCCTCGATTACCTTGTTGACGTCCCAGTGGTTTTTGTAGAGTTTCTCCAGCATTTCTGGGTTTCCCCCTGTCCATCTCCATACTTCCTCGAATGGTGGTTTTGGTTCTGGTATTTGGTTGTATAGTTTTTCGAGTCCTTCCTTGGTCATGTTCCAGGTGATCATTATTTCTGCCCATCTGTGTCTGCCTATTTTTTCCCTTGTGGTTCCTTCGCTGCTTGAGATCAGTACTACGATCTTCTCGTAATTTACTGAGGGGTATTCTATCATGTTTAGGAGTCCCTTGACTAGTTGTTCGGCTTTGTCGAGGCCTATGGCTTGGAATACGTCGTCTGCGAGTAGTGCGATTTTTCGGGTTAGTCCTTTTCTTACGGCGTTGTAGAGTAGTTCTATTGCTGTGTCTATTAGTTTTGCTGCGTCACCTATTACTAGGGATCCGAGGTCCACGAGTAGTCGCCTTAGGCCTTCTGTGAGTATTACCCTGTCTCCCTCAGACCTTGATAGTGGGTTTATGTATGAAACCTCGTAGCCGTGATCCCTGAGAACCTCAACTGCCTGCTTAAACAATGCAGACTTCCCACAACCCTCGGGTCCGTAGATGACTAGGGGCCACCAGGTACCCTTATCGGCCAGTTCCTCGATTTGTTTGATGGCTACTTCCCTATCTACGAACTCCACCTCCTGCCCCGCAAACCTTAACCTGATTCGCTTCATTCTAGGCTTAGTCGCTGTGTGATTCTTTTCACGGTGGGTTTGTTTTGGTTGATTCCCTGTATAGCTTATCCTTGGATGTCTCGTTTATGTTTACGGCTTTGTTCATGGTCATTAGTGCGTAGTATGGCGTTGCTGTGTAGGATTTGCCCGTGTTGTTGGGCCCTATGAGCACGGTCACTGGTCTGAACTCGACCTCCCCCTTCGTTATTGGTCCTGGTTTTCGGCCTTTGGTTTGGCTGTTGTTTGCATTGTTAGGTTAGTGGTGTTCTGTATATTGGTGGTGTGTTTAGCCACTGTATCCCTAGGATTAGTGGGTTTGTTTTTGTGCCTGTCCTGCTTATTAACCTGAGCCCTATGAGTCTTGCTATGAAGGGTATTTTCTTGGCTAGGGTCATGCTTATTAGTTCCGTGACTGCGTCCTTGATCATTGCCAGTAGTGCCGTGCTTTTTATGGTTCTTCCTGTTTTGAGGTAGGCTATGGCTGCTTCAATCAACCCCCTCCTGAGGGGGTTGAGTCTCCACCAGGTTCCGTTCCTGATGGTGAACCTCCTTAGGGAGGTTAGTAGGTTTAGGTTTATGGTGCGTATGGTGGATGATACGGTTTCCCTGATTAGGTTAATGACGTCAGGATTAAGCATTACGTAATGGTGGCATTGAGTTTTTTAAGCTTTGTGTCGGGGGTGACGTAATGTTTAAATTCCTTGGGTTTTTGCGTTTTTGATGTTTAGGTTTGTTGTTAATTCTATGTTTAGGTTTAGGTTTCTCCTAATCCTTGAGTCAATACCCACCATGGTTTATGAACTGTACTTATTGTTGTTTAGTGCCTATGCTGGTTTTGCGTCTTCGTTGCGTGGTGGTTACTTGGTTGGTGTTTTTGTGGTTGATGTTTCGTCGTTTACGGGTTCCGTGATGGCCCTCATTGCCCTCTTAATGCTCCTGGTGTCCCTGGTGGGTCTTGGCTTTGCCTTTCTTCATTACCTCCTTACCTGGGGTGGGGATTTTGAGGCTATTTACTTGCTGGGTAGGTCTAGGGTTTTGGTTCTTGAGTATTTGCTTCTGTTTCTCTTTGTGTCTACCTTGTATGGTTTTTTGTTGGGTACTGCGGTTTCTTCGGTCTTGTCGTTGGTTCTCACTAGGTTTTTGGGTTACTTGGGGTTGATGCCTGTTTTGCCCGGTGTGCTTGATATCATTGGTGCTGTGTACCGTAGCCTCTGGCTTTGGGCTTCCACGTACGTGATGCTTTCCCTGTTGGGTTCCTGGTGGGTGTTTAGGTATGTGGTTTCCTAGGTTTGTGGTGTTTCTTTTCCTGTTCATGGTGTTTGTGGGTGTGTGTCTTGGTTACTTGGTTGTGGTTGGGTTGAGCCTTTACTACCTGCCTAACCTGTTCCTTCTGGGTATTGGTAATGTGACCATTAAGCAGTCAACATCCATTTCCGTGTTCACTAGCTGGGTGCCCCTGAGCCTCGCTTACTCCCTGGGTAGGGCTGGGTTTGTGGCTGTGCCCGAGGTTATTGTGCCTTCTGTGGTGGATCATGGGGTGCCTGTCATTGTTAGGGGTGTGGTTCCATCCCTCCTGGGGTACTACGGTGTTGATTACGTGGGTGGTTACATTAATGGTGCCCTGGTGGGTGTTGACCTGGCTAGGTTGCTTGGTGTTGGTCCTGGTGATTACATAACCATAACCTCATTTAAGAATTACACGTTAACCCTTAGGGTTGTGGGTGTTGTGGGTTCCTCTAGGTTCCCCGTGCTTGATTATGAGGTTCTTGTGAACCTTAGTACGGCTCAGCTCCTCAATAGGTTGTCCAGTTACATTGTTAATGTTATTTACGTGAACTCCACGGGGCGGTTATTGACCATTGTTTCCAGGGAGTACCCTGTGCGTTTTGTGGTTGGTTTCCCCAGTGCTTCGTTGTTTGTTCTGGATGCGATTAATGAGACTGTGGAGTCCATGCGGTTGGTTAATGGGACGGTGGTAATGCTACCCTATGGCTACTACACATTCATTGTGTACAATGGGTCGCGTTACTTCGTGACGCATGTGTTGGTTAATGGTTCCACGACCGTGGTGGTAACGCCGGCTTTGGTGACCAGCGCCGTTCCCGTGGTTAGGGAGGGTGTTGGTTTTTGGTTTGCGCCTTACTGGGCCAATGGTTCGTTGGTTGGTGATTACGTTGTTGAGTTCTTCTACGGTAATGGTTCGCTGGCCCTTGCCATGCCTGGTCATGGTGTTGTGTGGGTTCCGTTACCCCCTGGTGATTATGGGGTTGTGGTTACTTCGGGCTTTGTCTCTGAGGAGTTTTGGGTGCGTGCTGCCCTGGGTGGTAATGTTACGGTGACTCTAACGCCGATGGCGGTCCTTAGTCAGTACCTTTCTCAGTATGGGCCGTTGATTGCCGAGAGGCTTGAGGCCCTTGGTTATAACTCTGGGCCTGTTGCGTTGATTTCCGTTGTTAGGGTTGGGCTTGGTTCCGTGCTGGCCCTTGTCATTGGGCTTTCTGTGATGGCGTTTTTGGGTGTTGTGGGTTTGATGGTCCATGCGTACGATGCCAATAGGGACCTCATTGAGTTCCTCATTATTAATAGGGCCTCCCTTACTGAGTTTCTTAGGTTTTTGGATGTGCCCATTTACCTGTCCTCGTCCCTGGGCTTATTAATTGGTTTGTTTATTTCCTGGTTCACCTGGAGGTTCCCTATGATGGCCCTGAACATAACACTGCTTAGTACTCCGCTGTGGCTTCTCAGGGTAAATGCTATGCCCCAGTTGTTGGTTGTGTGGGTTGTGGTTGATGTGCTTTTAATACCCATTCAGTACTATGGTAGGGGTTTGGTGGTGGGCGGTGGTTGGTGAGTTGCGTGTTGTTAATGTTAGTAAGGTGTTTCGTGGTGTGCCTGTGCTTGTTAATGTTAGTTTAACGGCTAGGTCCAGGGTTGTGACGTGCGTTAGGGGGCCCAGTGGTAGTGGTAAGACCACGCTCCTGAGGATAATGGCTGGTTTGTTGAGGCCCGACACTGGGTTTGTTTACTACGATGGTGTGGACCTGTACGGTAGTGATGGTGGTGATATTACCAGGTCCGTATCCTACGTGCCCCAGGATGATGTGTTGGTTTCGTCGCTCACCATTTGGGATAACCTGGACCTTGCGCTTAGGGTTCAGGGGTTGGGTAGGGATGAGAGGAGGCGTAGGATTGAGGCTGTGGCTGAGGAGTTGGGTATTACCCACATCCTGGGTAGGAGGCCGGTGGAGGTTAGTGGTGGTGAGAGGAGGAGGGTTAGTGTGGCCATTGCCCTGGCCAGGGATCACGAGGTATTGATAATGGATGAGCCCAGTAACAGCCTGGATATTGCCAATGTGGATAGGTTAATAAGCCTCATTAGGAGGGATGCGTCCACGGGCTCCCTGGTGGTTATAGCCACTCATGATGATTACCTGGCCAGGTGCTGCGATGTAACCTACGGCATTAGATCAGGTAGGTTATTCCCAGCCTCAGCATTGATTTGAACCTGGGCACGGCAATAATGCGCCCTTCACGCAGCGTGGGACGCCTTGGGGTTTTGGCTGGGGCGGTGTTGGTGTGGTTGATTAATGATTGTTGTAGTAAACCATGAGTGGGCCCGCCTTGAGTACTAGGTCGTGGTTGTTCAGTAGTGTTGATAGGTATTTCCTAGGTACTGTGACTAGGCTGTAGCCGCTTGGTCCCATGAACCCCACGTAGGTGTTTCTTAGCGTTATTATGCTTAGCCCCGTGGGTAGGTGTCCCTGGATTATTGCTGTGTCCACGTTGCTTGCGTTAATGCCCAGTGCGTAGTATATCATGGTGTTTAGGTTTAGTGGTGCGTTTAGTGTTTCGTTCGTCATCATTAACTGCCCCGTTATTTTAATGGCTTCGTAATCCACGTACCTGTAAACCGTCAGTGTGGCTGATGTGGGTAATTCGTAGGTGTATAGGGTGTAGAGTGCGAATAGTGGTAGTGTTATTGTCATTACTATGATTAGTACCGCGCCTAGGTACTTAAGCCTGCCCCTCCTGTGGAGTTGGTATAGTATCATTGCCGTGGGTATTTCGAGCATGACCATTATGAAGTCTAGGGATTTGGTTATGAAGAGTGATTGTAGGGGTCCCGGGGTCATTAGTAGCACGTATACCAGGATTGCCAGTGATATTACTGTTATTGACACCACGTACTTATTACGACCATCAATCGCCAGGTAACCCACTGCGGTTAGTACTGGTATTATTAGGGGTGCGGTGGTGACCGCGAGCACCCTATTAAAGCCCTGTAGTGCGTATGGTGTGTACATGCCCATGGTGAACGCCACGGTCAGTGCGGCGGCGGTTAGTGAGAGTGCTGTGAATATGGCTGTTCTGGTTCTCCTGCTTAGGGTTGTGTAGTCCGTGAGTAGTAGGGCTATTAGTATGGGTATTAGCACGAGGTCCTGGTTCACGAAGGACATCACGGAGTAGGCCCTTAGGTACAGGTCGTACCAGGCGTAGGTCAGTGTAATAAGCACAGCTAGGAGTATTGATGCCTTGGCGTGGGTGCCCAGGGGTTTCGAGTTCATGTAGTTCGTGAGTATTGCTGCTCCCAGTAGTGGTACTGTGAATGCTATGTACATGAGTAGGGTGAAGTGGTGGGCGAGGAGTAGGGCTATGTATGTTAGGGCTATGGTTAATAGGACCACGGAGTCCCCGACCCTGCCCTTACCATCCCCCATGGTTAGTAGTATTCCCATGGCCAGGAGCGCCGTGTAGAGTGGGTATTGGGCCGCTGTCTCCTTCATTACAGAGGTCAACACGAGGAGTTTGGGGCTTGTTAGTGCGAATAGGTAACCGGCTATTAGTGAGGTTGTTGTGGACCCCGTGATCCTCCTCACGAATAGTATGAATGGTATTACGGAGAGTGAGGCGATTATTGAGACCACGGTGAGGGACTCTAGGGGGCTTAGCCCAAGGACTTCGTGGGCTATTACAAGCATTAGATTCACCGTGGGCCACTCATAATTATAGGTGGAGTTCCAGGGGTTACGTGTGTAGCCGAACAAGTAGCCTGTTCCCTCGATGATTGACGCGTACTGTAGGTGTATCCAGGTGTCGGGTATTGTGGGTAATCCATTGATTACGTAGTTACTGAGCACCAGCACTAATGCCAGCGCCACAATCGCCGCAGTCACTGGGCCACGTCCTTCTCCACCTTCTCCCATACTAACTCCCTATTCCACATGTTCCTAATCATTGCGGCTAGGAGTATGAATTGGGTGTATAACCAGGTCCTAAACAGCCTAACCACAACCGCAAGCAATGCGCCCAGGCCTAGGAGTGATGCGGCGGTTATTGATCCCTGTGACGCCGCAATCAACAGTAGCGCCAACCCAGCAATGAGCACCCATGGGTTGATCACGTGTAGGAAGAACTCGGTGTACACTATCTCCTTGAACCCCCTGGGGATCCTACTGCCGTACTTGGTGATGGTCTTTATGAAGTGTTGAATTAGGTGTTGAGCCCTCCTCAATCTCCACCTATGGTAATTCACTGCCCTGGGGACTAGCTCCTGGCAAACAACGTCTCTGGTTATCAAGGCCCTGTAACCGTTTATTGCCAGTACCGTGGCCATGTGGCTATCATCAGCACCGACATCGGTTGGGAATCCCCCAAACCTCATTATTAAGTCCTTCCTAAACGCCGCGAGCTCCCCGTGGAATATTGGTGTGGAGTACCTGTTGCTCTCGCCAATCCTAAGTACCGTGTAGTAATCCCTATACGTGGACTCTATGGTGTTGTTAGTGATTGGGGCCTTTACACAGGACACGGCACCCACGCCCTCGCTCATGAGGAGCTCCACAGCCCTCCTCAGCGAGTTGCCCAGCCATTTGGAATCCGCGTCCGTGATCACGATCACGTCACCGGTGGCGTGTTTCAGAGCCTCGTTTAGTGCATGTGCCTTGCCCAGCCTAACCCCCTCATTTATCACCCTGCAGTTTAGATCGGGGTGTTCGCTGCACCACTTCATGGCTAGGGCTGCGGTGCCGTCTGTGCTCCCTGAATCGATCACTAGTAATTCCATTAATTCCCTGGGGTAGTCCTGTGCGTATATGTTGTCTAGCTTGCTGAGTATTACGTTGGATTCGTTGTACGTGGGCAGTATTATACTGACCCTGGGCAGGTCATTGCTGTTGCGTCTTGGTTTTAATTCGTTCCTTGCCCAGCCCAGGTTTCTTAGGTAGTAATAGGTTGCCACTCCAAAGTGTATTGTTAGTAGTATCAGTGCGATGATGACCATGGGCCTCATTTCCTAAACACACCCCTTAGTAGCCTGTTAATCCTGTACTCCATCCTCTTAATAAATAGTGAGAGTATTGATGTGGCGAAGAGTTGTATCCCGGTCATGAACATTATGATGGCTATGATGCCCTTAACGTAGTACTTAATGCCGAAGAACAGGTACTCATAGCCCACGTAGGCCCCGAGCACCAGCCCCGGTATGAATATTAGGGATGCCAGGAAGAGTAGTGTGAAGGTTGGGTTATAGTTCCAGGAGAGCCTGATCATGTCAGCGAATATACCAATGCCATGCTTAACATGAAGCTTCTTCTTACCAATCCTACGCCTATACTCAATGGGCACCTCCGTGATCCTGCCCATGGAGGCCACGTGAGCTGCAATACCGGCCTCAACACTGAACCCCCTCACGTTTAGTGGGCTATACCTCAGTAGTTCCGTGTTAACCACGTACATACCACTTAGCACATCGGTTAGTTTTGTGTCGAAGAGTAGGTTGAACATTGATGTGAGGAGCTTATTACCAATCCTATAAATCAACCCCTGGCTCCCTGGCTCCAGCCACCTCCTGGCTCCAATAACCTCATCATAATCCTCACAGGCCATCCTTAGGAGTACCTTCACGTACTTGGCTGGGTATGTGTAATCACCGTCCATAACCACCATCCACCTAGTCTTAACGTGTTTGAGTGCTGTCATTATGGCGTTGGCCTTACCAAATCCCTCTTGCTCCACAACCTTAACACCCATGTTAATAGCCTTCTCCACGGTCCGGTCTGTGCTGTGGCCGTCAACAACGAGGATTCTGTTAAGGGGTATGTCGTTATCGATTAACTCTTTAATCACACTTTCAATGGCGCTTTCCTCATTTAATGTGGGTATTACGACTGTGAAGTCGCTTAGTGTATCGCACATATAAGTTATTACCTTTAGGGTAGTTTTTAAGCATTGTTCTAGGGTGACTATTAGTCAATGATTACGATGACGTATAACCATTTAAATCAGAATACAATTATTAGTGTATGGGTTGCAAAGTGATGAGGCCCACTTTCTCTCACCAATGATTAGCACCTCGTTATTATTTACTATTCTTTCAATTTGATTCCTTAAGCTCCTCTTAATCTCGTCGAATTGTCCCAGTTGATCCATACCGCCTACATACTTAATCCTGAGGTTTTCTAGGTGTGATATGATGTCCTTGATACTCTTAAGTGCGTTTTCCGTGTTTAGTGTATACCTCTTTATTGTTCCATCCCTCATTAGGAGGGTAACGTTAACCTCCCTATTGTTTAGTAGGGCGTTGGTTATTATGTAAATTAATAAGCCTCCTAGTATGTCTCTTTTAACTTCATTGGATGCGTAGGGTAGTAATAGGATGTTAATTACCCCGCTGAATTCACTAAAGACCTTGATGACTAGCTTATCCAACTTGAGGGACTTCTTCCAGTGAATCCTCCTTATGGGGTCGCCCGGCATGTATTCCCTAACCTCGGTTACACGGTCAATATAATCACCAACTCCCTGGGCTGCTAAAGCCCTCTGGGCGGTTTCCATGGCCCATTGGGTCCTTGGTATTACGGTAATGTCGGGGTGCCTAATGACCCTCCTAATCCTGACCAAACCCCTCTCGTCGATTAATGTGATTATTAACCTGGGCCTCTTGATACCCCCCGTTCTGTAATGGGCTGTTGAGGCCACTTGTACGTTACCGTTGATGTAAACCTCATTGGGTGTTATGGTTATGTTTTTGGGGGTTTCAATCCTCATTAGGGCTTTGATCCTCGGCGATGTCCTAATGCTCATTGTGTAGTTGATCCTACCGCCAGCGACGAACCTCAACTCCCTATCAACCTCAAACTCGAACCTTGCCGTTAGGAAGAGCAGGGCTGTGGTTAGGGAGTAGGTGGTTATGTATACTAGGGGTATTAGGTATGATGTGAATGCGTAAATACCCAGTAGGGTTGCTGATAGTAGTGCTGAAAGGGTTAGGGCGGTTGTGTAGTAGTACCAGGGCGCCCTGTTGGTTCTTAATGAGTTGTGGAGTTCCATGGTTAGTACTAGGGATAGTGGAATTGAGTATGCATTATTAATGAGCCCAGGCATGATTAGGTGGGCCAGCGTCAATTCCAAATCCCTGTCGAGCCTCGGTATTAACTCGAGAATTAGCAGGGCAATGGATGGTATCAGTACCAGGGGCTTTCCAAAACCAATGATTACGTAGACCAGGGGTAGTACCTTACGGATATAAACCAGGAGTTCACTGGGCCTCATTTAATCACGTGCTGTATGAACGTTGGTACCGGCACTGAGTTTAGGGCGTCATTTATAATGTCCGTGGGCCTAACGGAGCCAGCTAGGTCGGGCTTAACCATGATCCTGTGCTGTAGTGCTGGGTATATGGCGACCTTGACGTCGTCGGGTATTACGTAGTCCCTACCGTTAAGTGCTGCGAGGGCCCTTGATAGCCTCATGATGCTTATGACGGCCCTGGTGCTTATGGGTAGGCTAACCCTGGGATCCCTCCTTATTGTGTTGGCTAGGGCCAGTATGTATTCGTATATTGCATCCGCAACGTAAACGTTCCTAACGAAGTTCACTAGCCATTGAAACTCGTTCATGCTAATAACCCCATTGCCCTGCCTGCTCAGTTCATCCTCAATCTTATCCGCGTTAATCAATACCGACCTTTCATAATCACCCACTACGTAGTTTATGATTATGCTTGCTAGGAACCTATCCAGTATGGCTAGTGGTAGGTTGGCTTCGCGGCCGAGCTCCACCTCCTGTATGTTCATGGTTGCTATGACTATGTGGGGCTTGGGTAGGGTGTATGTCATCCCATCAAGTGTTACCTGGCCCTCCTGCATGGCCTCTATGAGGGCTGATAGTGTCCTTGGGGGTGCCCTGTTTATCTCGTCTAGGAGCACCACGTTTGCGAATATGGGTCCCTGAACAACCCTGTAATTACCATCCCTTGTGTAGACCACGAAGCCCAGTATGTCCGAGGGCAGTGTCTCATTGGTTACCTGGACCCTCTTAAAGGTGCCCCCCAGCGCCTTGGCCAGTGCCTTGGCTAGTGTTGTTTTCCCCGCACCCACACTACCCATTATCAATGCATGCCCACCGGCTAGTGCCGTGGCCAGTAGTATGTTTATGGCGTAATCATTGCCCAGGAATAGGCTGCCCACGTAGCCCTTAATCCTCTTGATAATACTCGCCAAATTAATGCCCATAATGGTTAAGCCCTACCTATGGTTCTGATTAAAAGCATTATTATTAGGAGTAGCACAGGTAATGCGGCAATTACGTAATTAATGGGGTAATGGCTAACCTCCAGCCATGAGTCCATAAGGAGCACCCTGAAACTGGACAGTGGTTCCCCACCCAGTAATGGTTCCAGGAGACCCACAGTGTGGTTCCCGCATAATTGCTTGAGGAATTCCTCATTATCACCAAGCTTAATCATGGAGTTCATGAATATTGATGGTGTGGTGATGACTATGACCTTACCACCACCATACCCAAACTCCGCAGCCACGATGAATGGTCCAGTGGAATTACCAACCCTGCTAAAGGCGTTGGTTTCCGCAATGACACTTACTGGGGTGCTGCCTATTATCAATGCCGAGGCATTGTCAAGGGCTAGGACTAATCCACTGGGTGTGCGGGCCAGTGGGAAGTACTCATTAATGATGTTAAACACGGGGTCCGTGATCACGCCACTGGTTATACTGGCATTAATGCCCATTAACTGAAGCACGTCATTGCCGTACATGGCTCCATTGCTTAGTATCAACAGGGTGCCACCGCCAGCGGCGTAGTTGGCCAATGCCCTGATAATTGATGCCGTAGGCTTCATGGTGGGTATCACGATGAGGATGTCCACATTACCAACCTGGTTTAATCCATAGATGGGCTTTACGTGGCAAAGGGTGCTTGCCGTTGAGTAGCCGTTCCAGTAGGGATTACTCACGTCGAATGGTGTTGTTGATGGGCCTAGTAGCACGGTGATTAGGAGTGTCAGGGTTATGATTA is a window of Vulcanisaeta thermophila DNA encoding:
- a CDS encoding DUF58 domain-containing protein, which codes for MRPSELLVYIRKVLPLVYVIIGFGKPLVLIPSIALLILELIPRLDRDLELTLAHLIMPGLINNAYSIPLSLVLTMELHNSLRTNRAPWYYYTTALTLSALLSATLLGIYAFTSYLIPLVYITTYSLTTALLFLTARFEFEVDRELRFVAGGRINYTMSIRTSPRIKALMRIETPKNITITPNEVYINGNVQVASTAHYRTGGIKRPRLIITLIDERGLVRIRRVIRHPDITVIPRTQWAMETAQRALAAQGVGDYIDRVTEVREYMPGDPIRRIHWKKSLKLDKLVIKVFSEFSGVINILLLPYASNEVKRDILGGLLIYIITNALLNNREVNVTLLMRDGTIKRYTLNTENALKSIKDIISHLENLRIKYVGGMDQLGQFDEIKRSLRNQIERIVNNNEVLIIGERKWASSLCNPYTNNCILI
- a CDS encoding DUF4350 domain-containing protein, producing the protein MKPSLYITASVIITLTLLITVLLGPSTTPFDVSNPYWNGYSTASTLCHVKPIYGLNQVGNVDILIVIPTMKPTASIIRALANYAAGGGTLLILSNGAMYGNDVLQLMGINASITSGVITDPVFNIINEYFPLARTPSGLVLALDNASALIIGSTPVSVIAETNAFSRVGNSTGPFIVAAEFGYGGGKVIVITTPSIFMNSMIKLGDNEEFLKQLCGNHTVGLLEPLLGGEPLSSFRVLLMDSWLEVSHYPINYVIAALPVLLLIIMLLIRTIGRA
- a CDS encoding AAA family ATPase, whose product is MGINLASIIKRIKGYVGSLFLGNDYAINILLATALAGGHALIMGSVGAGKTTLAKALAKALGGTFKRVQVTNETLPSDILGFVVYTRDGNYRVVQGPIFANVVLLDEINRAPPRTLSALIEAMQEGQVTLDGMTYTLPKPHIVIATMNIQEVELGREANLPLAILDRFLASIIINYVVGDYERSVLINADKIEDELSRQGNGVISMNEFQWLVNFVRNVYVADAIYEYILALANTIRRDPRVSLPISTRAVISIMRLSRALAALNGRDYVIPDDVKVAIYPALQHRIMVKPDLAGSVRPTDIINDALNSVPVPTFIQHVIK